A section of the Pimelobacter simplex genome encodes:
- the manA gene encoding mannose-6-phosphate isomerase, class I, with product MLPLECPTQAYDWGSTHAIPGFQRRRPDGGPVAEVWLGTHPLGTARIVDDSGDQRPLSEVAGQLDFMLKVLAAERPLSIQVHPNSARAQAGYAAEEARGVPLAAPERVFKDPRPKPEMVVALSTFDTLVGFRPTAEILRVLMPLPHPVVRTLTKKLRENPGFAGIVRLVEGLLLEPPGADDVAAIVEQCRAALDDGIDIKRAYATAVEIEKFYPGDVGVLVSLLLNRLTLQPGEAAYLDTGIIHAHLSGMCLEVMVSSDNVLRAGLTTKHVDPAGLVLCLEEGMSRVARVSPQLFGTSTDIFSPNREFALSLTQSSQADPAGVILPATGPRLLVCTGGEVALLNERDEMLHLRRGDAAYADDGDGELRIVGTGEVAQAYAPDGAAGRLDDLI from the coding sequence TTGCTCCCCCTCGAGTGCCCCACCCAGGCTTACGACTGGGGCTCGACCCACGCGATCCCCGGCTTCCAGCGCCGCCGTCCCGACGGTGGACCGGTCGCCGAGGTGTGGCTGGGGACCCATCCGCTCGGCACGGCCCGGATCGTCGACGACAGCGGCGATCAGCGCCCGCTCAGCGAGGTGGCCGGACAGCTCGACTTCATGCTCAAGGTGCTCGCCGCCGAGCGCCCGCTCTCGATCCAGGTCCACCCGAACTCGGCCCGCGCCCAGGCCGGGTACGCCGCCGAGGAGGCCCGCGGCGTCCCGCTCGCCGCGCCCGAGCGGGTCTTCAAGGACCCCCGGCCCAAGCCGGAGATGGTCGTCGCGCTGTCGACCTTCGACACCCTGGTCGGCTTCCGCCCGACCGCCGAGATCCTGCGCGTGCTCATGCCGCTGCCGCACCCCGTGGTCCGCACGCTGACCAAGAAGCTGCGCGAGAACCCCGGCTTCGCCGGCATCGTCCGCCTGGTCGAGGGCCTGCTCCTCGAGCCGCCCGGCGCCGACGACGTCGCCGCGATCGTCGAGCAGTGCCGCGCGGCGCTCGACGACGGCATCGACATCAAGCGGGCCTACGCGACCGCCGTCGAGATCGAGAAGTTCTACCCCGGCGACGTGGGCGTGCTCGTCTCGCTGCTCCTCAACCGGCTCACCCTGCAGCCCGGCGAGGCGGCGTACCTCGACACGGGGATCATCCACGCCCACCTCAGCGGCATGTGCCTGGAGGTGATGGTCTCCTCCGACAACGTCCTGCGCGCCGGGCTCACCACCAAGCACGTCGACCCGGCCGGGCTCGTGCTCTGCCTCGAGGAGGGCATGTCCCGGGTCGCCCGGGTCTCGCCCCAGCTGTTCGGGACCTCGACCGACATCTTCAGCCCCAACCGCGAGTTCGCGCTCTCGCTGACCCAGAGCTCCCAGGCCGACCCGGCCGGCGTGATCCTGCCCGCCACCGGACCGCGCCTGCTCGTGTGCACCGGCGGTGAGGTCGCGCTGCTCAACGAGCGGGACGAGATGCTCCACCTGCGCCGGGGCGACGCGGCGTACGCCGACGACGGCGACGGCGAGCTGCGCATCGTCGGCACCGGCGAGGTCGCCCAGGCCTACGCGCCCGACGGCGCGGCCGGCCGCCTCGACGACCTGATCTAG
- a CDS encoding DUF2516 family protein, giving the protein MYGGFVGAASDLEMWINVGIAFVLLVVKIFAFVSALLYSADSYDAADKLNKTTWTLILGIGVILQVVPIPLSIVNLAMLVAACVYLADVRPALAGLRRR; this is encoded by the coding sequence ATGTACGGGGGATTCGTCGGCGCAGCCAGTGACCTGGAGATGTGGATCAACGTCGGCATCGCCTTCGTGCTGCTCGTGGTCAAGATCTTCGCCTTCGTCAGCGCGCTGCTCTACTCGGCCGACTCCTACGACGCCGCGGACAAGCTCAACAAGACGACGTGGACCCTGATCCTCGGCATCGGCGTGATCCTCCAGGTGGTCCCGATCCCGCTCTCGATCGTCAACCTGGCCATGCTCGTCGCGGCGTGCGTCTACCTCGCCGACGTCCGGCCGGCCCTCGCGGGGCTGCGGCGCCGCTGA
- a CDS encoding sugar transferase yields the protein MTVVDRAPRHLRVVRPRPLPLVPVAVLVVDALLLGLTLVLAVLGRETLTVFAPPSGVRTHLDVAAPLILLGWLLCTGFLGGYRREVLGAGAEEFKRVFQASVLTAGLVGIGCYLAKFALPRGFFVLAFVIGPALLLVGRWVVRQVLHVLRRRGRLTTRVLVAGSLAGSEAMTRILRRESWLGYAVVGAVVPAEAGAGIDLTELTAVVDEHAADVVLFAPGAIADAAQMKQAIWALERHRVHVVLTPQLDNISHERITVRPVGGVPLIHVESPTWTDAGAVGKRLFDVLGASVLLLALSPLLVIAAASVWVHDRGPVLFAQPRVGRSGRPFRCLKLRTMRVGAEAQVADLMAATDQDALLFKVKDDPRITRPGRWLRRYSVDELPQLLNVLRGDMSLIGPRPQVAREVALYDGAMTRRLLVRPGMTGLWQVSGRNDLRPDEAMRLDLYYVDNWSMLQDLAILARTARAVVGARGAY from the coding sequence ATGACGGTCGTCGACCGCGCACCGCGCCACCTGCGCGTGGTCCGGCCGCGTCCGCTCCCCCTGGTCCCCGTCGCCGTGCTCGTCGTCGACGCCCTGCTCCTCGGCCTCACCCTCGTGCTCGCGGTCCTCGGCCGCGAGACGCTGACCGTCTTCGCGCCGCCGTCCGGGGTCCGTACCCACCTCGACGTGGCCGCACCGCTGATCCTGCTCGGCTGGCTGCTCTGCACCGGCTTCCTCGGCGGCTACCGCCGCGAGGTCCTGGGCGCGGGCGCCGAGGAGTTCAAGCGGGTCTTCCAGGCCAGCGTGCTCACCGCGGGCCTGGTCGGGATCGGCTGCTACCTCGCAAAGTTCGCGCTGCCGCGCGGCTTCTTCGTGCTGGCCTTCGTGATCGGGCCGGCGCTGCTGCTCGTGGGCCGCTGGGTCGTGCGCCAGGTGCTCCACGTGCTGCGCCGCCGCGGCCGGCTCACCACGCGGGTGCTCGTGGCGGGCTCGCTCGCGGGCAGCGAAGCGATGACCCGGATCCTGCGCCGCGAGAGCTGGCTGGGCTACGCGGTGGTCGGCGCCGTCGTCCCGGCGGAGGCAGGGGCCGGGATCGACCTGACCGAGCTGACCGCCGTGGTCGATGAGCACGCCGCCGACGTGGTCCTCTTCGCGCCGGGCGCGATCGCCGACGCCGCGCAGATGAAGCAGGCGATCTGGGCGCTGGAGCGGCACCGGGTCCACGTCGTGCTGACGCCCCAGCTCGACAACATCTCCCACGAGCGGATCACGGTGCGCCCGGTCGGCGGGGTCCCGCTCATCCACGTCGAGTCACCCACGTGGACCGACGCCGGCGCGGTCGGCAAGCGGCTCTTCGACGTCCTCGGCGCCTCCGTGCTGCTGCTCGCGCTGAGCCCGCTGCTGGTGATCGCCGCGGCCTCGGTGTGGGTCCACGACCGCGGCCCGGTCCTCTTCGCCCAGCCGCGGGTGGGCCGCAGCGGCCGTCCCTTCCGCTGCCTCAAGCTGCGCACGATGCGGGTCGGCGCCGAGGCCCAGGTCGCGGACCTGATGGCCGCGACCGACCAGGACGCCCTGCTGTTCAAGGTCAAGGACGACCCCCGGATCACCCGCCCCGGGCGCTGGCTGCGCCGCTACTCGGTCGACGAGCTGCCCCAGCTGCTCAACGTGCTGCGCGGCGACATGAGCCTGATCGGCCCGCGCCCCCAGGTCGCCCGCGAGGTCGCCCTGTACGACGGCGCGATGACCCGCCGCCTGCTCGTTCGCCCCGGCATGACCGGGCTGTGGCAGGTCTCGGGCCGCAACGACCTGCGCCCCGACGAGGCGATGCGGCTCGACCTCTACTACGTCGACAACTGGTCGATGCTCCAGGACCTGGCGATCCTGGCCCGGACGGCGCGCGCCGTCGTCGGCGCCCGCGGCGCCTACTGA
- the galE gene encoding UDP-glucose 4-epimerase GalE: MKVLVTGGAGYLGSITAKALEQAGHTPVVLDSLLSGPRAYVGDRIFYEGDIADRALLRRVVAEHPDLDATIHMAARIVVPESVEKPYEYYRDNVAKSLEMFDELTALGKGRILFSSTASLYALTPQFSVTEDDAVDPTSPYARTKRMMEMVLEDLAKASDLRAIILRYFNPIGADPDLETGYHLRDATHVVPLMAQTALGFRESFTLTGTDHPTRDGTGIRDYIHVWDLARAHVRAVEEFDAVLAKVDAPYTYINLGAGDGVTVRELLAAVERVVGKPVPVVEAPPRPGDAAGAFANADKAAELLGWRTELSLDEAIASALAWGEKRKDVLGYA; the protein is encoded by the coding sequence ATGAAGGTTCTCGTCACCGGCGGCGCCGGCTACCTCGGTTCGATCACGGCGAAGGCGCTCGAGCAGGCCGGGCACACCCCGGTCGTCCTCGACTCGCTGCTCAGCGGACCCCGGGCCTACGTCGGCGACCGGATCTTCTACGAGGGCGACATCGCCGACCGGGCGCTGCTGCGGCGCGTGGTCGCCGAGCACCCCGACCTCGACGCGACGATCCACATGGCGGCCCGGATCGTCGTACCGGAGTCGGTGGAGAAGCCCTACGAGTACTACCGGGACAACGTGGCGAAGTCGCTGGAGATGTTCGACGAGCTGACCGCGCTCGGCAAGGGCCGGATCCTGTTCTCCTCGACCGCCTCGCTCTACGCGCTGACCCCGCAGTTCTCGGTCACCGAGGACGACGCCGTCGACCCGACGTCCCCCTACGCCCGCACCAAGCGGATGATGGAGATGGTGCTCGAGGACCTCGCCAAGGCGAGCGACCTGCGCGCGATCATCCTGCGCTACTTCAACCCGATCGGCGCCGACCCGGACCTCGAGACCGGCTACCACCTGCGCGACGCGACGCACGTCGTCCCGCTCATGGCGCAGACGGCGCTCGGCTTCCGCGAGTCCTTCACGCTGACCGGTACCGACCACCCGACCCGCGACGGCACGGGCATCCGCGACTACATCCACGTCTGGGACCTGGCCCGGGCCCACGTGCGGGCGGTCGAGGAGTTCGACGCCGTGCTGGCCAAGGTCGACGCGCCCTACACCTACATCAACCTCGGTGCCGGCGACGGCGTCACCGTGCGCGAGCTGCTCGCCGCGGTCGAGCGCGTGGTCGGCAAGCCGGTCCCGGTCGTCGAGGCGCCGCCGCGCCCCGGTGACGCGGCGGGCGCCTTCGCCAACGCCGACAAGGCCGCCGAGCTCCTCGGCTGGCGGACCGAGCTGAGCCTCGACGAGGCCATCGCCTCGGCGCTCGCCTGGGGAGAGAAGCGGAAGGACGTCCTGGGGTACGCGTGA